A stretch of the Sphingobacterium thalpophilum genome encodes the following:
- a CDS encoding glycerol-3-phosphate dehydrogenase/oxidase, with protein MKHEEFNRSRLLEKIKGSSEWDVIVIGGGASGLGVALDALSRGFRTLLLEQVDFAKGTSSKATKLVHGGVRYLAQGDIALVREALHERGLLQQNAPHLVKNQSFIIPNYSWLDGPFYTIGMKIYDFLAGKLSLGKSTHISKEETGRRISTVRTKGLYGGVVYQDGQFDDARLAVNIAQTCIQMGGVVLNYMKVTDLTKSDLGLVDGIVAQNTETGENFTIKGKAVINATGIFVDDILKMDKPEAKQLVRPSQGVHLVFDKSFLPGDDAIMIPKTDDGRVLFLVPWHNRVIVGTTDTPIDEHSLEPVALEQEIDFILKTAGRYLTKQPTRQDALAVFAGLRPLAAPTDNSNKTKEISRSHKIIVSDSKLLTLTGGKWTTFRRMGQDTVDKAIKIGCLPKKESTSATTKIYSAVPTADRSNHMYIYGSDQEAINALAEENPIWNEKLVEPLEFKKVEVVWAVRNELARTVEDVLSRRVRLLFLDARAAIDAAPEVARILAEELGKDENWQKKQIESFQNVAKNYILN; from the coding sequence ATGAAACATGAAGAATTCAACAGGTCGAGATTACTAGAAAAGATAAAAGGCTCGAGTGAATGGGATGTTATTGTCATCGGAGGCGGGGCAAGTGGCTTAGGCGTCGCCCTAGACGCGCTGAGCCGTGGCTTCAGAACGCTATTATTGGAACAAGTTGATTTCGCAAAAGGCACCTCAAGTAAAGCGACCAAACTTGTTCACGGAGGTGTACGCTATCTGGCACAAGGTGACATCGCCCTCGTTAGAGAAGCGCTCCATGAAAGAGGGTTGCTGCAACAGAACGCACCACATTTGGTCAAAAATCAATCCTTTATCATTCCCAACTACAGCTGGTTGGACGGCCCTTTTTACACCATCGGGATGAAAATTTATGATTTTCTGGCCGGTAAATTGAGCCTCGGAAAATCTACACATATCAGCAAAGAGGAAACCGGACGGAGAATCAGCACCGTAAGAACAAAAGGCCTATATGGCGGGGTCGTCTATCAGGATGGCCAATTCGACGATGCCCGTCTGGCAGTAAATATAGCTCAAACCTGCATTCAGATGGGTGGCGTTGTACTTAATTATATGAAAGTGACGGATCTGACAAAATCAGACTTGGGGCTGGTGGACGGTATTGTTGCACAAAATACGGAAACTGGCGAGAACTTTACCATCAAAGGGAAAGCAGTGATTAACGCTACCGGAATCTTCGTCGACGACATTCTAAAAATGGATAAACCGGAAGCCAAGCAACTCGTCAGACCCAGCCAGGGGGTTCATCTTGTTTTTGACAAATCCTTTCTTCCGGGCGACGATGCGATCATGATCCCAAAGACCGATGACGGCAGAGTGCTCTTTCTAGTTCCATGGCACAACCGCGTCATCGTCGGCACAACAGATACACCGATTGATGAGCATAGCCTTGAACCGGTAGCCTTGGAGCAAGAAATAGACTTCATCCTCAAAACTGCTGGGCGATACCTCACCAAACAGCCAACGCGACAGGATGCACTCGCTGTGTTCGCTGGTCTTAGGCCACTGGCAGCGCCGACAGACAATTCGAACAAAACCAAAGAAATTTCGCGTAGCCATAAAATTATCGTCAGCGACTCTAAACTGCTGACATTAACCGGTGGAAAATGGACCACATTCCGGCGCATGGGCCAGGATACCGTAGACAAGGCGATCAAAATCGGCTGCTTGCCGAAAAAAGAAAGTACATCAGCTACCACAAAAATCTATAGCGCCGTCCCGACTGCCGACCGGAGCAATCATATGTACATATACGGGTCGGACCAGGAAGCTATAAACGCCCTCGCAGAAGAAAATCCAATCTGGAACGAAAAACTAGTGGAACCGCTCGAATTTAAAAAAGTGGAAGTCGTGTGGGCTGTGCGAAATGAATTGGCCAGAACAGTGGAAGATGTATTATCTCGAAGAGTCCGCCTCTTATTCCTCGACGCCAGGGCAGCTATTGATGCTGCTCCGGAGGTTGCCAGAATACTTGCAGAGGAACTTGGAAAGGATGAAAACTGGCAAAAAAAACAAATAGAAAGTTTCCAAAACGTTGCAAAAAATTATATCTTAAACTAG
- a CDS encoding thioredoxin family protein: MKRIKLLFLGLSFIIGGRLLHTDKAVAQEHAKVQEDFAKPYSPQADAQKDINELLQRAKKEHKNIIIQAGGNWCVWCLRFNDFIHKTAKVDDLLRRRFLYYHLNYSKENKNEAVFQKYAPEGNQLGYPFFIVLDKNGKTLHVQESGSLEKGKSYDEDKVLKFFNSWVAK, from the coding sequence ATGAAAAGAATTAAATTACTATTCCTTGGTCTGTCATTCATTATAGGAGGACGATTGCTGCATACAGATAAGGCAGTGGCCCAGGAGCATGCAAAAGTTCAGGAGGACTTTGCGAAACCATACAGCCCCCAGGCAGATGCACAAAAAGACATCAATGAGTTGTTGCAACGTGCAAAAAAAGAGCATAAGAATATCATTATCCAAGCGGGGGGAAATTGGTGTGTCTGGTGCTTGCGATTCAATGACTTCATTCACAAAACGGCGAAGGTGGATGACTTGCTTCGGCGCCGTTTTCTGTATTATCATCTCAACTATTCAAAGGAGAATAAAAATGAAGCTGTTTTTCAAAAATATGCACCTGAAGGGAATCAATTAGGTTATCCCTTCTTTATTGTGCTAGATAAAAACGGGAAGACGTTACATGTGCAGGAAAGCGGTAGTTTGGAAAAAGGAAAGAGTTATGACGAGGATAAAGTGCTAAAATTTTTTAATTCCTGGGTAGCGAAATAA
- a CDS encoding decarboxylase, translating into MQSYQEFLDLSVGFPQDGFEIIDDELYFHDLNLMEMIETYGTPLRFTYLPIVSKKIQQAKILFQTAILKHDYRGTYKYCYCTKSSHFKHIVEEALKNDIHLETSSAFDMPMIDSLERQGTVTKDITVICNGFKTYQYKQYIIDMIHDGYKNIIPVLDNKEEFNLYDDEIELDEPCALGIRVASEEQPDSQFYTSRLGIRQEDVIDFYNNKIVDNPNFKVKLLHFFINSGISDTPYYWNELEKYVTLYCKFKKVNPDLDTLDIGGGMPFKDSLVHDFDYEYMVNEIVNRIKQICAHHDVMEPDIITEFGKYTVAEASGILYKVLGRKQQNDRERWFMIDGSFITNLPDVWALNQKYILLPINNWDSEYERVNLGGITCDGQDYYNQEAHMNSVFMPKTRKVQYLGFFHTGAYQDVLSGYGGIHHCLLPSPKHVLVRRNRDETFNYEVFGEEQNSKQVMKLLGYQ; encoded by the coding sequence ATGCAGAGCTATCAGGAATTTCTTGACTTAAGTGTTGGTTTTCCGCAGGACGGATTCGAAATCATCGACGACGAATTGTATTTCCATGATTTGAATTTAATGGAAATGATAGAAACGTACGGCACGCCATTACGTTTTACTTATTTGCCTATCGTCAGCAAAAAAATTCAGCAAGCTAAAATCCTTTTTCAGACCGCAATCCTGAAACACGATTATCGCGGAACCTATAAGTATTGTTATTGTACCAAATCGTCTCATTTCAAGCATATCGTAGAAGAAGCGCTGAAAAATGATATCCATCTCGAAACTTCATCTGCATTTGACATGCCTATGATTGATTCATTGGAAAGACAGGGTACTGTAACAAAAGATATTACGGTAATCTGTAATGGATTCAAAACTTATCAATATAAGCAGTACATTATTGATATGATCCATGATGGGTATAAAAACATTATACCGGTACTGGATAACAAAGAAGAGTTTAATCTTTATGATGATGAGATCGAACTCGATGAACCCTGTGCGTTAGGAATCCGTGTTGCTTCTGAAGAACAGCCAGATTCACAATTCTATACCTCAAGACTGGGAATACGGCAGGAGGACGTCATTGATTTTTATAATAATAAAATCGTTGACAATCCTAATTTCAAAGTGAAACTCCTGCATTTCTTTATCAATTCAGGTATTTCTGATACTCCGTATTACTGGAATGAACTGGAAAAATATGTAACTCTATACTGCAAGTTCAAAAAAGTAAACCCAGACCTCGATACACTTGATATCGGTGGCGGTATGCCTTTCAAGGATTCGTTGGTACATGATTTCGACTACGAGTATATGGTCAACGAGATCGTTAACCGCATCAAGCAGATCTGCGCACACCATGATGTCATGGAACCCGATATTATTACCGAATTTGGCAAGTACACCGTAGCCGAAGCATCGGGTATTCTTTACAAAGTTTTGGGACGTAAACAACAGAACGACCGCGAGCGCTGGTTTATGATTGATGGATCTTTCATCACCAACCTCCCTGATGTATGGGCCCTAAACCAAAAGTATATCTTATTGCCTATCAATAATTGGGACTCCGAATACGAACGTGTCAATCTGGGCGGAATTACCTGCGATGGACAGGATTACTACAATCAGGAAGCTCATATGAACTCGGTATTTATGCCAAAAACCCGTAAAGTACAATATCTGGGCTTCTTCCATACCGGTGCTTACCAGGATGTACTGAGCGGATATGGCGGGATACATCATTGTCTACTCCCCTCTCCAAAACATGTATTGGTCCGTCGCAACCGGGATGAAACATTCAATTATGAAGTTTTTGGCGAAGAGCAGAACTCCAAACAGGTCATGAAATTACTGGGATACCAATAA
- the argS gene encoding arginine--tRNA ligase translates to MANSIQKRLVEVTVQAVKELYHADILENQLALQATRKEFEGQITIVTFPVTRFSKLSPEQTGKEIGAFLQQHIAEISDFNVIKGFLNIVLSDAYWISLLNEKIAARDFGTFPSNGKKLMVEYSSPNTNKPLHLGHIRNNLLGYSVAEILKAYGYEVVKANLVNDRGIHICKSMLAWQKFGAGETPESTGLKGDHLVGKYYVIFDKEYKKEIDSLRAIGQSEEEAKKNAPLMKEAQAMLQKWEAGDEEVITLWRTMNGWVYAGFERTYKQLGVDFDKYYYESDTYLLGKDIIQEGLDKGVFFKKDDHSVWIDLTDEGLDQKLVLRGDGTSVYITQDLGTAQLKYDEFKMDESIYVVGNEQDYHFKVLFLILKKLGKTWADGLFHLSYGMVDLPSGKMKSREGTVVDADDLMAEMVRTAQERTEELGKTEGLPEDAKAELYNTIGMGALKYFLLKVDPKKRLLFDPNESVDFQGHTGPFIQYTHARIKSVLSKAEFESGHSLAAVSSISSYERDLIQQLGAFPEVIEASAQEFSPAQLANYIYEVAKLYNKFYHEESILKAEDNEVKNFRLHLSSAAAKVIARGMALLGIDVPERM, encoded by the coding sequence ATGGCAAATTCTATTCAAAAGCGACTTGTTGAAGTCACTGTACAGGCAGTTAAAGAGCTTTATCATGCAGATATTTTAGAAAATCAATTGGCTTTGCAAGCTACCCGCAAGGAGTTTGAAGGGCAGATTACAATCGTAACTTTTCCAGTAACACGCTTTTCGAAATTGTCGCCCGAGCAGACTGGCAAGGAGATCGGTGCTTTTCTGCAGCAACATATTGCCGAAATATCGGACTTCAATGTAATCAAGGGCTTTTTGAATATTGTACTTTCGGATGCTTATTGGATTTCTCTCCTGAATGAAAAGATTGCCGCTCGGGATTTTGGTACATTTCCGTCGAATGGCAAAAAGTTGATGGTGGAATATTCTTCACCCAATACAAACAAACCTTTACATTTGGGACATATCCGTAATAACTTATTAGGCTATTCTGTTGCTGAAATTCTCAAAGCTTATGGTTATGAGGTTGTTAAAGCGAATTTAGTGAACGACAGGGGGATACATATCTGTAAATCCATGCTCGCTTGGCAGAAATTTGGTGCTGGCGAGACTCCTGAATCTACCGGATTGAAAGGAGACCATCTGGTCGGCAAATATTATGTAATATTTGATAAGGAATATAAAAAGGAAATTGACAGCTTGAGGGCTATAGGCCAATCTGAGGAAGAAGCTAAGAAAAATGCACCTCTCATGAAAGAAGCCCAGGCTATGCTACAAAAATGGGAAGCTGGTGATGAGGAAGTTATTACGCTCTGGCGGACGATGAACGGCTGGGTATATGCTGGATTTGAAAGGACTTATAAACAACTGGGGGTCGATTTCGATAAGTACTATTACGAATCGGATACTTATCTTCTGGGGAAAGACATCATTCAGGAGGGATTGGATAAAGGTGTGTTCTTCAAAAAAGACGATCATTCTGTCTGGATCGATCTGACAGATGAAGGACTGGATCAGAAATTGGTGCTCCGCGGAGACGGCACCTCGGTCTATATCACCCAGGATTTGGGTACAGCACAGCTTAAATACGATGAATTTAAGATGGATGAATCCATTTATGTGGTAGGCAATGAGCAAGACTACCATTTCAAGGTGTTATTTCTGATTCTAAAAAAACTAGGCAAGACCTGGGCAGATGGTTTATTTCATCTCTCTTATGGTATGGTGGATCTGCCTTCAGGCAAAATGAAATCGCGGGAAGGGACCGTTGTGGATGCCGATGATCTAATGGCTGAGATGGTCAGAACTGCGCAGGAACGCACCGAAGAGCTGGGCAAGACCGAGGGATTGCCTGAAGATGCGAAGGCAGAATTATACAACACAATCGGTATGGGGGCCTTAAAGTATTTTCTATTGAAAGTGGATCCCAAAAAGCGGCTATTGTTTGATCCCAATGAGTCGGTGGATTTTCAGGGGCATACCGGACCCTTTATTCAGTACACGCATGCGCGTATCAAGTCTGTCCTGAGCAAAGCCGAATTTGAATCCGGTCATTCCCTGGCGGCAGTGTCATCCATTTCTTCCTACGAAAGGGATCTTATTCAGCAACTGGGCGCATTTCCCGAGGTCATTGAGGCGTCAGCGCAAGAGTTTAGCCCGGCACAGCTGGCAAACTATATCTATGAAGTTGCCAAGTTATATAATAAATTCTATCATGAGGAGAGCATTTTAAAAGCCGAAGACAACGAAGTCAAGAATTTTAGATTGCATTTGTCATCTGCAGCAGCGAAGGTTATTGCCAGAGGTATGGCTTTATTGGGGATTGATGTACCCGAAAGAATGTAA
- a CDS encoding Gfo/Idh/MocA family oxidoreductase, translating into MRKIRVGLIGFGISGQVFHAPVMRAVATLELVKVTARKAEQQALLKERFPQVEIALSADEILGDEAIDLVVVATSNDMHYPLAKRALESGKHVVVEKPFTNTVAQADELIALAKERNLVLAPYHNLRFNSDYRTVEKIVRGGRLGRIVNLEARFDRFRNYLRPNAWREENLPGSGIFYDLAPHLIDQTLQLFGKPQAVFCDLAIQRDYAKTIDNFDCILYYDNLRVSLKGSMLAKEPTPRYRLFGLNGNFVKHGVDPQEALLRAGQFPDEDPNWGEEDPSIYGTLHIVEEGKDVLEVVRSERGSYPEFYQNVADTILGNAALMASPEQARDVIRIIELGYQSQLERKVISAEGQLIAY; encoded by the coding sequence ATGAGAAAGATCCGTGTAGGTTTGATCGGTTTCGGTATCTCCGGACAGGTATTTCATGCGCCTGTCATGCGTGCTGTTGCAACACTTGAACTCGTTAAAGTGACTGCCCGGAAAGCCGAGCAGCAGGCTCTGCTCAAAGAGCGTTTTCCCCAGGTAGAGATTGCACTCTCTGCAGACGAGATTTTGGGAGACGAAGCCATTGATTTGGTGGTGGTGGCGACTTCCAACGATATGCATTATCCTCTTGCCAAGCGCGCCTTGGAATCGGGCAAGCATGTTGTTGTTGAGAAGCCCTTTACCAATACTGTGGCGCAGGCAGACGAATTGATTGCTCTGGCGAAGGAAAGGAATCTGGTCCTTGCGCCGTATCACAATCTACGGTTTAACTCGGATTACCGTACCGTCGAGAAAATTGTTCGAGGAGGCCGCCTGGGGCGGATTGTCAATCTCGAGGCCCGGTTTGACCGTTTTCGAAATTATTTACGGCCGAATGCCTGGCGTGAGGAAAACTTGCCGGGCTCAGGAATTTTTTATGATTTGGCGCCGCATCTTATTGATCAGACCCTGCAGTTGTTTGGTAAGCCGCAGGCTGTTTTCTGCGATTTGGCAATACAGCGCGATTACGCAAAGACAATAGATAATTTTGACTGTATTTTATATTATGATAACCTTCGGGTATCGTTAAAAGGGTCCATGCTAGCAAAGGAGCCTACACCGCGTTACCGTCTATTTGGCCTCAACGGCAACTTCGTAAAACACGGTGTAGATCCGCAGGAAGCTTTATTACGAGCGGGTCAATTTCCGGATGAGGATCCAAATTGGGGGGAAGAAGATCCCAGTATTTATGGAACACTCCATATCGTCGAAGAAGGAAAGGACGTGTTGGAGGTGGTCCGGTCGGAACGCGGATCTTATCCGGAATTTTATCAGAATGTAGCAGATACTATTTTAGGAAACGCTGCTTTGATGGCGAGTCCCGAGCAAGCCAGGGATGTGATCCGGATTATCGAATTGGGGTATCAAAGCCAATTGGAGCGAAAAGTAATTTCGGCCGAGGGACAGTTGATTGCTTATTAA
- a CDS encoding NAD(P)/FAD-dependent oxidoreductase: protein MYDAIIIGGGACGLMCAAQAGLLGKKTLLLERNDKVGAKILISGGGRCNYTNIETTIRNFISENPEFLHSVFQQWTVEDTINFFERYGIKGKEKTLGQLFPETDKAKDIVGVFTHILYSTGQDIALNTLVRSVIKDGVGFVITAEDRRGMAQYRAKKVVVASGGLPVQKLGASDFGLRIAKQFGLDVVQTAPALVPLSITGKDADWYAALAGNTVFSRVSIGTIAFEENILFTHWGLSGPAILQISSYWRPGNEIRINLLPQFNLEEVIKAERQKGGRRLVSQLLHDYFSRKLVDAFGKFIDLDIKIASLSKADAKHITDTVHCFKVKPAGDRGYDKAEVMRGGVSTAELYGKTLEARKIPGLYFGGETVDITGWLGGYNFQWAWASGYVIAQDL from the coding sequence ATGTATGACGCAATTATTATCGGCGGTGGTGCCTGCGGCCTGATGTGTGCTGCACAGGCTGGGTTGTTGGGTAAGAAAACACTGTTGCTGGAGCGTAATGATAAGGTGGGAGCAAAGATATTGATATCTGGTGGTGGACGATGTAATTATACCAATATAGAGACTACCATTCGCAATTTTATTTCTGAAAATCCTGAATTTTTACATAGTGTATTCCAACAATGGACGGTCGAAGACACCATTAACTTTTTTGAGCGTTATGGTATTAAAGGGAAGGAGAAAACACTAGGGCAGCTCTTCCCCGAAACAGATAAAGCCAAAGATATTGTTGGTGTGTTTACCCACATACTTTACAGCACAGGCCAGGATATCGCATTGAACACCCTTGTCCGTTCGGTTATAAAAGATGGGGTGGGATTTGTCATCACTGCAGAAGATCGTCGGGGTATGGCACAGTACCGGGCGAAAAAAGTGGTTGTCGCTTCAGGAGGACTACCCGTTCAAAAATTAGGAGCTTCGGACTTTGGTCTGCGTATAGCAAAACAATTTGGTCTGGATGTAGTACAGACTGCACCGGCTCTGGTGCCCCTCAGCATTACCGGTAAAGATGCCGATTGGTATGCAGCCTTGGCTGGAAATACCGTCTTTTCGAGAGTGTCGATCGGTACGATTGCTTTCGAAGAGAATATATTGTTTACACATTGGGGATTAAGTGGGCCTGCCATTCTTCAGATATCCAGTTATTGGCGGCCCGGAAATGAGATCAGGATCAACCTGCTTCCACAATTCAATCTCGAGGAAGTTATTAAAGCAGAACGACAAAAGGGTGGACGGCGGCTGGTATCGCAATTGTTGCATGATTATTTCAGCCGAAAGCTTGTTGATGCGTTTGGCAAATTCATCGATTTAGACATCAAGATAGCTTCCCTGAGCAAGGCCGATGCCAAACATATCACCGATACGGTCCATTGTTTCAAGGTTAAGCCTGCTGGAGATAGGGGGTACGATAAGGCAGAGGTTATGCGTGGTGGCGTTTCAACGGCAGAATTGTACGGCAAGACTTTGGAGGCAAGGAAAATTCCCGGACTTTATTTTGGCGGTGAAACGGTCGACATTACGGGATGGCTGGGCGGTTATAATTTCCAGTGGGCCTGGGCTAGTGGTTATGTTATTGCCCAGGATCTGTAG
- a CDS encoding helix-turn-helix transcriptional regulator, producing MRHRKWTLEDLMEKVSDALYEFEGIKNGISKRTIQGDIQLMRSNKLGYNAPIIVTHRKFYTYEDPDYSISNSPISTGDMQKMKEAVEVLKHVSGFSSFDEMSDIIARLENSIHTRRDNQPSIIQMESNKLLKGLSFISPLHHAIREKTPLLITYQSFKAIRKQDLIVSPYLLKEYRNRWFLIGHHRKSQGLMTLALDRICGIEEMGKSAYVEYTGVDFERYFSDTIGVTKSQKDRGQRVILHINAKNAPYVETKPLHPSQQILNRKEDGSLLIRIDVVINFELEREILGFGETITVLAPRNLQTRIRQRLSAAAKLYINEPEKQDAVHHRNG from the coding sequence ATGAGGCATAGAAAATGGACATTAGAAGATCTAATGGAAAAGGTCTCCGATGCTCTTTATGAGTTCGAGGGAATCAAGAACGGTATAAGTAAACGAACGATCCAGGGGGATATCCAATTGATGCGGAGCAACAAATTGGGCTACAATGCACCCATTATCGTTACACACCGCAAGTTTTACACCTATGAAGACCCTGATTACAGTATTAGCAACTCACCTATTTCTACGGGGGATATGCAAAAAATGAAAGAAGCCGTCGAAGTACTGAAGCACGTCAGTGGCTTTTCGAGCTTCGATGAAATGAGCGATATCATCGCCCGTCTGGAAAATAGCATACATACCCGAAGAGATAATCAACCATCCATTATACAGATGGAAAGCAACAAGCTCTTGAAAGGCTTGTCTTTCATCAGTCCACTTCACCATGCCATACGTGAAAAGACACCCCTGCTCATCACTTATCAGTCCTTTAAAGCCATACGGAAACAGGATTTGATAGTCTCCCCTTACCTACTGAAAGAATATCGCAACCGCTGGTTCCTCATTGGACACCACAGGAAAAGTCAAGGCCTGATGACCCTTGCGCTGGACCGGATCTGCGGAATAGAAGAAATGGGAAAAAGTGCATACGTTGAATATACCGGGGTGGACTTTGAACGCTATTTCTCCGACACCATTGGGGTCACCAAGTCGCAAAAAGATCGGGGGCAACGCGTCATACTACACATCAACGCGAAGAATGCACCTTATGTTGAAACGAAGCCACTGCATCCATCACAGCAGATTCTGAACCGAAAGGAAGACGGTTCGCTTTTAATCCGAATCGATGTCGTGATTAACTTTGAATTGGAAAGAGAGATCCTGGGATTCGGGGAAACAATCACCGTACTTGCTCCCAGAAATCTACAAACCCGCATAAGACAGCGCTTGTCTGCTGCGGCAAAATTATACATCAATGAACCAGAAAAACAGGATGCAGTACACCATCGTAACGGATAG